One genomic segment of Vagococcus intermedius includes these proteins:
- a CDS encoding choline/carnitine O-acyltransferase, whose translation MQTFWQDSNLDSLPIPTITKTCDIIREMTVPFVENVEEHKELVSDLEILVKNGKVLQKKLHTLQQQLGGNRSWLRPFWDDTYTSNHKKIAGVSNYAFQLNKASLKEQQPLEYLILGIVNLALSIEENELLPEKIGDQFLSMEMFHHIFYTRVPGEQQSLLQRSLLKGEIRIGVVHQGAWYLITVADAKHRLVSPNSLATCLTSIRKGNVKGATKSLIGAMTTMTASEASQFRNQLQKKQINRLSLKNLEETLFTVSLDEDEVKEGQNQFLFGEASNRWFFKSLQLIQSVTGEIGLNFEHAGCDGSNWVYLLSQLTMNEPVQSDLISFSDLSILPLKWQLDASDHEIVRQSNVDFINESKKHYTVLVKDDTLCRQLFKGEQISPDACLQLAFMAAYYHQRHRFPSIYESVSMRHFYEGRTEVARPMTNEAHYFISAFVGNKNSDITIYELLLKAIASHNKMLKQNQIGQGAERHLLGLSFVITNLEESMYLKIMKNSTFLRAVKNSISTSSLSSPLISQFIFSPVVDNGLGIGYGLLTTGLQVAITGNQTDFVLVKEYSLLVRSYLEKIAQLIKRFS comes from the coding sequence ATGCAAACATTTTGGCAAGATAGTAACTTAGACAGTTTACCCATTCCGACTATTACAAAAACTTGTGACATAATTCGTGAAATGACAGTTCCTTTTGTAGAAAATGTAGAAGAACACAAAGAATTAGTGAGCGATTTAGAAATATTAGTAAAAAATGGTAAGGTGTTACAAAAAAAATTGCACACACTGCAACAGCAATTGGGTGGTAATAGAAGTTGGTTACGACCTTTTTGGGATGATACCTATACGTCAAACCACAAAAAGATCGCAGGGGTTTCAAATTATGCCTTTCAGTTAAATAAGGCGAGTTTAAAAGAACAGCAGCCATTAGAATATTTGATTTTAGGTATAGTTAACTTGGCACTTAGTATTGAAGAAAACGAATTACTACCAGAAAAAATAGGTGACCAATTTCTTTCCATGGAGATGTTTCATCACATATTTTATACAAGAGTTCCAGGGGAACAACAGAGTTTGCTTCAACGCAGTCTTCTAAAGGGGGAAATTAGGATTGGTGTGGTCCATCAAGGCGCATGGTATTTGATTACGGTAGCCGATGCTAAACATCGTCTGGTTTCGCCAAATAGTTTAGCGACCTGTTTGACAAGTATCAGAAAAGGTAATGTAAAAGGAGCTACAAAAAGTTTGATTGGTGCTATGACAACTATGACAGCCTCAGAAGCAAGTCAATTTAGAAATCAATTACAAAAAAAACAAATTAATCGTTTAAGTTTAAAGAACCTTGAAGAGACACTTTTTACTGTTAGTTTAGATGAAGATGAGGTTAAAGAGGGCCAGAATCAATTTTTATTTGGTGAAGCTAGTAATCGTTGGTTTTTCAAATCTTTACAGTTAATTCAATCAGTAACAGGAGAGATTGGGCTTAATTTTGAACATGCAGGCTGTGACGGGAGTAATTGGGTTTATTTATTAAGTCAATTAACAATGAATGAGCCGGTTCAAAGTGATTTGATTTCTTTTTCGGATTTAAGTATTTTGCCATTAAAGTGGCAACTCGATGCGAGCGATCATGAGATTGTCAGGCAAAGTAACGTTGATTTTATCAACGAAAGTAAGAAACATTATACAGTATTAGTGAAGGATGACACCTTGTGTCGACAATTGTTTAAAGGGGAACAGATAAGCCCAGATGCTTGTCTGCAGTTGGCGTTTATGGCGGCTTACTATCATCAAAGGCATCGGTTTCCTTCTATATATGAATCAGTTTCAATGAGACATTTTTATGAAGGGCGGACAGAAGTAGCACGTCCCATGACCAATGAGGCTCATTATTTTATTTCAGCTTTTGTTGGAAATAAAAATTCAGATATTACGATCTATGAATTATTACTAAAAGCAATAGCTTCACATAATAAAATGTTGAAGCAAAATCAAATTGGTCAAGGAGCAGAACGTCATTTGTTAGGTTTATCGTTTGTTATCACTAACTTAGAGGAATCAATGTATCTAAAAATTATGAAAAATAGTACTTTTTTACGTGCTGTTAAAAATAGTATTTCAACAAGTAGTTTGTCCTCTCCCTTGATATCACAATTTATTTTTTCACCAGTTGTTGATAATGGTTTAGGGATTGGCTATGGCCTACTAACTACAGGTTTACAAGTTGCTATTACTGGTAACCAAACAGATTTTGTATTGGTGAAGGAATATAGTCTATTAGTGAGAAGCTATTTAGAAAAAATAGCTCAGTTGATTAAGAGGTTTTCTTAA
- a CDS encoding amidase family protein, giving the protein MRLLSKQQGIKFFKKFSMISIFIFLCSSSVPLPTSLAVATLQTSQSSEQIEDSKKTQEIMESNILDGLTYQKTSGLEQAKLVREGKITSRELVELALTQISEQNPQLNAVITLRAEAALKEADSLIDTGQPFLGVPLLLKGLGQTLKGESNTNGFVFSKDQVSGGTSAFVKGLQDAGFIIIGQTNFPELGLKNITDSKLYGPTRNPWNLDYQAGGSSGGAGASLAAGMVPVASGSDAGGSIRIPAAWTGTIGLKPSRGVLIGNSPSEKGQAVHFALTRTIADSESLFRKLEKEPLQEAPDLTGMTVAYSSKSPIGTPVSPEAVKAVEKAVTFLKEQGFNLVEVENPIDGVKLMESYYTIGAASAGIVNFLASQKLHRPITLEDVDIVTWALAQTSKTVTKEEVNQAWEFNQEAAIEMADFHTKYPLFLTPTTAYPASKVDDPLLSPEYAEQLAHIDDLPAEKKLPLIYNQWLESLTLTPFTQQANLTGEPAISLPTHISETGLPMGIQFNAARGQDKLLLKIGELFEVNDQFRLLHTNSSEPEISEEGTQTDPSEPEISEEGTQTDPSESEISEEGTQTDPSESEISEEGTQTDPSEPEISEEGTQTDPSEPEISEEGTQTDPNEPEISEEGTQTDPSEPEISEEGTQTDPSEPEISEEGTQTDPSEPEISEEGTQTDPSEPEISEEGIQTDSSEPEISEEGTQTDPSNSEISEEETQVSSSELEGNMKKLKTGKVESKEIDTKKRALKSREKIKDNQADLSINIKANEKEPIFKLPTQMAIIEEKERENNKNLSKHDRVIKSVTKVDEREKRLPQTGELLSLIPYLVGISLLGGSFMIIKRHRF; this is encoded by the coding sequence GTGAGGTTACTTAGTAAACAACAAGGGATCAAATTTTTCAAGAAATTTAGTATGATTAGTATCTTCATTTTTTTATGTAGCAGTAGCGTGCCATTGCCCACTAGTTTAGCAGTGGCAACTTTACAAACTAGTCAGAGTAGTGAACAAATTGAGGATAGTAAAAAGACGCAAGAGATAATGGAGAGTAATATTTTAGACGGCTTGACCTATCAAAAGACATCTGGTTTGGAACAGGCTAAATTAGTAAGAGAAGGAAAGATTACAAGTCGTGAATTAGTCGAGCTTGCTTTGACTCAAATTTCGGAACAAAATCCGCAATTAAATGCAGTTATTACTTTGCGTGCAGAGGCCGCTCTAAAAGAAGCCGATAGCTTGATCGATACAGGCCAACCTTTTCTAGGCGTTCCTTTATTGTTAAAAGGATTAGGACAGACTTTAAAAGGAGAGTCTAATACTAATGGATTTGTCTTTTCAAAAGATCAAGTTTCAGGTGGAACTAGTGCTTTTGTTAAGGGATTACAAGATGCAGGTTTTATTATTATTGGTCAAACTAATTTTCCAGAATTAGGATTGAAAAATATTACAGACTCTAAATTATATGGCCCAACACGTAATCCTTGGAACCTTGATTATCAAGCTGGTGGATCTTCTGGTGGAGCAGGAGCGAGTTTAGCTGCTGGGATGGTCCCAGTTGCGTCAGGTAGTGATGCTGGAGGTTCGATTCGAATTCCTGCTGCATGGACGGGAACCATTGGATTGAAACCAAGCCGTGGTGTGCTAATTGGCAACAGTCCTTCTGAAAAAGGACAGGCAGTTCACTTTGCCTTGACTCGTACGATAGCGGATAGTGAGAGCCTTTTTAGAAAGTTAGAAAAAGAACCCTTACAGGAAGCACCTGATTTAACAGGTATGACGGTTGCATATTCTAGCAAATCACCTATTGGAACACCCGTTAGTCCTGAAGCTGTCAAAGCGGTTGAAAAAGCCGTTACTTTTTTAAAAGAACAAGGTTTTAATTTAGTAGAGGTTGAAAATCCGATAGATGGGGTTAAATTGATGGAGAGTTATTATACGATTGGAGCAGCTTCAGCTGGCATCGTTAACTTTTTAGCTAGTCAGAAATTACATCGCCCCATTACCTTAGAAGATGTGGATATTGTGACGTGGGCTTTGGCACAGACCAGTAAAACTGTTACAAAAGAAGAGGTTAATCAGGCATGGGAATTTAATCAAGAAGCAGCTATAGAGATGGCAGATTTTCACACTAAGTATCCACTTTTTTTAACACCAACTACAGCATATCCAGCTTCCAAAGTTGATGATCCGCTACTAAGTCCAGAATATGCCGAACAATTAGCTCATATAGATGACTTACCAGCTGAAAAAAAACTACCTTTAATTTATAATCAGTGGTTAGAATCCTTGACCTTGACACCTTTTACGCAACAAGCTAATTTAACAGGAGAGCCAGCGATTAGTTTACCGACACACATCAGTGAAACAGGCTTACCTATGGGAATTCAATTTAATGCAGCAAGAGGGCAGGACAAACTCTTATTGAAAATTGGCGAATTATTCGAAGTTAACGATCAATTTAGATTACTCCATACAAATTCAAGTGAGCCAGAAATAAGCGAGGAAGGGACTCAAACTGATCCAAGTGAGCCAGAAATAAGCGAGGAAGGGACTCAAACTGATCCAAGTGAGTCAGAAATAAGCGAGGAAGGGACTCAAACTGATCCAAGTGAGTCAGAAATAAGCGAGGAAGGGACTCAAACTGATCCAAGTGAGCCAGAAATAAGCGAGGAAGGGACTCAAACTGATCCAAGTGAGCCAGAAATAAGCGAGGAAGGGACTCAAACTGATCCAAATGAGCCAGAAATAAGTGAGGAAGGGACTCAAACTGATCCAAGTGAGCCAGAAATAAGCGAGGAAGGGACTCAAACTGATCCAAGTGAGCCAGAAATAAGCGAGGAAGGGACTCAAACTGATCCAAGTGAGCCAGAAATAAGCGAGGAAGGGACTCAAACTGATCCAAGTGAGCCAGAAATAAGTGAGGAAGGGATTCAAACTGATTCAAGTGAGCCAGAAATAAGCGAGGAAGGGACTCAAACTGATCCAAGTAATTCGGAAATAAGCGAGGAAGAAACCCAGGTTAGTTCAAGTGAATTAGAAGGGAATATGAAAAAATTAAAGACTGGTAAAGTTGAATCGAAAGAAATTGATACTAAAAAAAGAGCACTAAAGAGTCGAGAGAAAATAAAAGATAATCAAGCAGATTTATCAATAAACATTAAAGCTAACGAAAAAGAGCCTATCTTTAAATTACCAACACAGATGGCTATTATTGAAGAAAAAGAACGAGAAAATAACAAAAATCTAAGTAAACATGATCGTGTTATAAAGTCGGTTACCAAAGTGGATGAAAGAGAAAAAAGACTGCCTCAAACAGGTGAACTATTATCACTTATACCTTATTTAGTAGGGATTAGCTTATTGGGAGGTAGTTTTATGATCATAAAAAGACATCGTTTCTAA
- a CDS encoding nucleobase:cation symporter-2 family protein gives MSKSNQTGKSAVLGLQHLLAMYAGAVAVPLLIGTGLNFNQEQMTYLISIDIFMCGVATLLQLTVNRFFGIGLPVVLGCAIQAVAPLILIGNKNGIGAIYGAIIASGIFIVLIAGFFSKIKKLFPPIVTGTVITVIGLTLIPVAVGKMGGGDPSASNFGDLINLGLAFITIFLIIGTQIFARGFMKSVGVLIGLIGGTLIAAVLGQVDLSAISAAPTFHVPQPFYFGKPTFDIWSILLIIIISIVSLVESTGVYFALGDIVEKPVTEDDLKRGYRAEGLAVILGGIFNTFPYTGFSQNVGLVQLSGIKTRQPIYFSAFFLILLGLFPKVGAMAQVIPESVLGGGMLVMFGMVAVQGMKMLSQADLADEKNLLIITVSIGFGLGFNMLPGLFNQLPETVQMFTGNGIVISSLTAIILNLLCHGLTQEQKRAVVIQK, from the coding sequence GTGAGTAAGTCAAATCAAACAGGTAAAAGTGCGGTATTAGGGTTACAACATTTACTAGCTATGTATGCTGGGGCAGTGGCGGTGCCTTTATTAATTGGAACAGGTCTAAATTTTAATCAAGAACAAATGACTTATTTAATTTCAATTGATATTTTTATGTGTGGGGTGGCAACACTTTTACAATTAACAGTCAATCGTTTTTTTGGTATTGGCTTACCGGTCGTGTTAGGTTGTGCTATTCAAGCTGTGGCACCTCTTATTTTAATTGGTAATAAAAACGGCATTGGAGCTATCTATGGGGCTATTATCGCATCGGGGATATTTATCGTACTTATTGCCGGTTTCTTTTCTAAAATAAAGAAACTATTTCCACCAATTGTCACAGGAACGGTTATTACAGTAATTGGTTTGACGCTGATTCCGGTGGCTGTAGGCAAGATGGGAGGAGGCGACCCAAGTGCTAGTAATTTTGGGGATTTGATCAATTTAGGCTTAGCTTTTATTACTATTTTCTTGATCATAGGCACACAAATTTTTGCTAGAGGTTTTATGAAATCAGTTGGTGTCTTGATTGGGTTAATTGGTGGAACGTTGATTGCAGCTGTTTTAGGTCAGGTTGATTTATCTGCTATTAGTGCAGCTCCGACTTTTCATGTACCACAGCCTTTTTATTTTGGGAAACCAACTTTTGATATCTGGTCTATTTTATTGATTATTATTATCTCAATTGTTAGTTTGGTAGAATCAACAGGGGTTTACTTTGCCTTGGGGGATATTGTAGAGAAACCAGTCACTGAGGATGACTTGAAACGAGGCTATCGGGCTGAGGGATTGGCAGTAATTTTAGGTGGTATCTTTAATACTTTCCCTTATACTGGTTTTTCTCAAAACGTTGGACTTGTTCAATTGTCAGGTATTAAAACCCGACAACCTATTTATTTTTCAGCTTTTTTCTTAATTTTGTTGGGGTTATTTCCTAAAGTAGGGGCAATGGCTCAAGTTATACCTGAGTCAGTTCTGGGTGGTGGCATGTTAGTGATGTTTGGAATGGTAGCAGTTCAAGGAATGAAGATGTTATCTCAAGCTGATCTAGCTGATGAAAAAAATTTATTAATCATTACTGTTTCAATCGGTTTTGGGTTAGGATTCAATATGTTACCAGGTTTATTTAATCAATTACCAGAAACAGTGCAAATGTTTACAGGAAATGGGATTGTGATTAGTAGTTTAACGGCAATTATTTTGAATTTACTTTGCCATGGCTTGACGCAAGAACAAAAAAGAGCTGTGGTAATTCAAAAATAA
- a CDS encoding hydrolase codes for MSEKFIPEIMTELRQDTIRVPEVIHKASGIKIFGKKIRSVIFTTDIAIIRNTDADAVIAVYPFTPHPAITKSIIEVADIPVFSGVGGGLTQGERSAYMSMFAEAQGSIGVVLNAPTPIPTVERVCSVVDIPVVGTVTSKYTPVAEKLKAGISIINISAGKETAATVKYFREKFPELPIIATGGPTIKSIEETIEAGANAITYTPPSNGELFSKKMEKYRQQEKL; via the coding sequence ATGTCAGAAAAATTTATACCAGAGATTATGACTGAATTGCGTCAAGATACGATTCGTGTTCCAGAAGTTATTCATAAGGCTAGTGGGATTAAAATATTCGGGAAGAAAATTCGTTCAGTTATTTTTACAACAGATATTGCGATTATTCGCAATACAGATGCAGATGCAGTTATTGCTGTTTACCCATTTACCCCTCACCCAGCTATTACGAAGAGTATTATTGAAGTTGCAGATATCCCAGTATTTTCTGGAGTCGGTGGTGGTTTGACTCAAGGTGAGCGTTCGGCCTACATGAGTATGTTTGCAGAAGCTCAAGGTTCAATTGGTGTTGTACTCAATGCACCTACACCGATCCCGACAGTTGAGCGTGTGTGTAGTGTTGTTGATATACCTGTGGTAGGGACTGTAACGTCCAAATATACGCCTGTTGCAGAAAAACTAAAAGCTGGCATTTCCATCATTAACATTAGTGCAGGGAAAGAAACGGCGGCGACAGTTAAATATTTTAGAGAAAAATTTCCTGAACTGCCGATCATAGCTACCGGTGGTCCAACTATTAAAAGTATTGAAGAAACAATTGAAGCAGGAGCCAACGCTATAACTTATACCCCACCTAGTAATGGCGAGCTTTTTAGTAAAAAAATGGAAAAATATCGCCAACAAGAAAAGCTGTAA
- a CDS encoding 2,3-butanediol dehydrogenase — MKAAVWYNEKDIRIEETELKELKANEVTVKVAWAGICGSDLHEYVEGPVFIPVEENDELTGQKAPLTMGHEFSGVIEKVGTDVTDFKIGDRVSINPTLTYGNKPESVDVYDGFSFVGLHGDGGFAEYANVPVSTLYKLPETMSLKQAALIEPTAVAVQAIKETGMRFGDNIAIFGAGPIGLLTVAAAKAAGASNIIVADLSQVRLDKAIEMGATHTINSGKVNAVEAIRAIVPVGVDVAIEVAGVEITVKQAIDVTRPRGTMVITSIFANPISWHPMQLINSGVKVSSSIAYSPTTFQQTINLMGTNQLVNNSVITKEIELDDIVIEGFETLVNDKSQAKILVKLSGAE, encoded by the coding sequence ATGAAAGCAGCAGTATGGTATAACGAAAAAGATATCCGTATCGAAGAAACTGAATTAAAAGAATTAAAAGCAAATGAAGTAACTGTAAAAGTTGCTTGGGCTGGTATTTGTGGTAGTGATTTACATGAATATGTTGAAGGGCCTGTCTTTATCCCCGTTGAAGAAAATGATGAATTAACTGGTCAAAAAGCGCCACTAACAATGGGACATGAATTTTCAGGTGTCATTGAAAAAGTTGGAACTGATGTGACTGATTTTAAAATTGGTGACCGTGTTTCAATTAATCCAACTCTAACTTATGGTAATAAACCTGAATCAGTAGACGTTTATGATGGTTTTAGCTTTGTTGGTCTACATGGCGATGGAGGCTTTGCTGAGTATGCAAATGTTCCTGTTTCGACTTTATATAAATTACCTGAGACAATGAGCTTAAAACAAGCTGCGCTAATTGAACCAACTGCCGTTGCCGTACAAGCTATCAAAGAAACTGGTATGCGTTTTGGTGATAACATTGCTATCTTTGGTGCTGGACCGATTGGTCTTTTAACAGTTGCTGCAGCTAAAGCAGCCGGTGCTAGTAATATTATTGTCGCTGACTTATCACAAGTTCGCTTGGATAAAGCAATCGAAATGGGAGCTACTCACACTATCAATTCTGGTAAAGTTAACGCTGTTGAAGCGATTCGTGCTATTGTACCTGTTGGTGTTGACGTTGCTATTGAAGTTGCTGGTGTAGAAATCACTGTCAAACAAGCGATTGATGTGACACGTCCTCGTGGAACAATGGTAATTACTTCAATCTTCGCCAATCCAATCTCATGGCACCCAATGCAATTAATTAACTCTGGTGTAAAAGTATCCTCTTCTATTGCTTATTCACCAACTACTTTCCAACAAACAATTAATTTAATGGGCACTAATCAATTGGTAAATAATTCTGTTATTACTAAAGAAATTGAATTAGATGATATTGTTATAGAAGGTTTTGAGACACTGGTCAATGATAAATCGCAAGCCAAAATCTTAGTAAAACTAAGTGGCGCAGAATAA
- a CDS encoding xanthine phosphoribosyltransferase — MEELITRIQIDGQVLDEGVLKVDSFLTHQVDPQLMAKIGETFATAFKEQGITKVVTIEASGIAPAIFAAQSLRVPMIFARKSKSLTMNEELLSASVHSFTKQVTSQVSISRKFLTSQDKVLIIDDFLANGQAAKGLVELCQQAGSQVCGIGIVIEKSFQEGRQLLEELNLSVLSLARVATLSEGDVTFLKEESQGE, encoded by the coding sequence ATGGAAGAATTAATCACACGTATTCAAATAGACGGGCAAGTTTTAGATGAAGGTGTTTTAAAAGTTGATAGTTTCTTAACTCATCAAGTCGATCCCCAGTTAATGGCAAAAATAGGTGAAACATTTGCTACAGCATTTAAAGAGCAAGGCATTACCAAAGTAGTGACGATTGAGGCTTCTGGTATAGCACCTGCTATTTTTGCAGCTCAGAGCTTAAGGGTTCCTATGATTTTTGCCCGAAAATCTAAAAGTTTAACAATGAATGAAGAATTATTGAGTGCAAGTGTTCATTCCTTTACCAAACAAGTAACCAGTCAAGTTTCAATCTCTCGAAAATTTTTAACATCTCAAGATAAGGTATTAATTATTGATGATTTTCTAGCAAACGGCCAAGCAGCCAAAGGACTTGTTGAATTATGTCAACAAGCTGGGAGTCAAGTTTGTGGGATAGGGATTGTTATTGAAAAATCTTTTCAAGAAGGACGACAGTTATTAGAAGAATTGAATTTATCTGTTCTATCTCTAGCAAGAGTTGCAACATTATCAGAAGGCGACGTAACGTTTTTAAAGGAGGAATCTCAAGGTGAGTAA
- a CDS encoding helix-turn-helix transcriptional regulator, with product MTKSERLNDMMRYLNDFDYFNLADIMTRYNISKRTALRDIQALEELGMPIKVELGRYGRYAISRNSLLSPIIFTLDEVHALYIAMLMFENYPTTPFHLNQTHLHEKFAACLSEKQLSSIENLKKVIAPTAISPSSDKHSVLVPILRSCLNEQVCSCHYSETDEEFDIQFFNLTVSNQEWVASGFDFREQQVKQLVCEKITNITLLETERVHSLKELITLANNKEATNQELGIYFEISITSTAANAFKKEAATHKMTLIEGARPIIKGHYQESEEDYLINLLLSFGPGLLSVQPARLRQKLQQHTANLLKHYQKL from the coding sequence ATGACAAAATCAGAACGACTAAATGATATGATGCGCTATTTAAATGACTTTGATTACTTTAACTTAGCAGATATTATGACACGCTATAATATCTCAAAACGAACAGCTTTACGTGATATTCAAGCATTAGAGGAACTGGGTATGCCAATCAAAGTCGAACTTGGACGCTATGGGCGTTATGCCATTTCACGTAACAGCCTACTCTCACCAATTATTTTTACACTTGATGAAGTTCACGCCTTATATATTGCCATGTTAATGTTCGAAAATTATCCTACAACACCTTTTCATTTAAATCAAACTCATTTACATGAAAAATTTGCAGCCTGTTTATCTGAAAAACAGCTCTCATCTATTGAAAATCTAAAAAAAGTAATAGCACCCACAGCTATTAGCCCTTCATCAGATAAACATTCAGTCTTGGTACCAATTTTGAGAAGTTGTCTCAACGAACAAGTTTGTAGCTGTCACTATTCAGAAACAGACGAAGAGTTTGATATCCAATTTTTCAACCTCACTGTTTCCAATCAAGAGTGGGTGGCAAGTGGCTTTGATTTTCGTGAACAACAAGTTAAACAACTAGTCTGTGAAAAAATAACTAACATCACACTGTTAGAAACAGAACGAGTTCACTCTTTAAAAGAGCTCATTACCTTGGCAAATAATAAAGAAGCCACGAACCAAGAACTGGGGATTTATTTTGAAATAAGTATTACCTCAACTGCAGCTAACGCCTTTAAAAAAGAAGCAGCTACACATAAGATGACACTGATTGAAGGCGCTCGTCCAATCATTAAAGGTCATTATCAAGAAAGTGAAGAAGATTATCTAATAAACCTTTTACTTTCCTTTGGTCCTGGCCTTCTAAGTGTCCAACCCGCTCGTTTACGTCAAAAATTACAACAACACACTGCTAATTTATTAAAACATTATCAAAAATTATAA